In Treponema sp. J25, the genomic stretch CACCGGCCTGCCCGGGATAATACGCTCTCATAAACGCCTGATGGAAGGCCCAAAAGCCGTCGTCGTCCCGCTCCGCACGTTCAAATTCCGTTTCTGCCAGAAAGTAAAGCGTGCCGCCGCCGTGCAAAGCGCCAGCCTTCAGTTCATATGCCATGAACGAATCGTCCGAGGAACCGTCCCGCAGTGTGAGTCCGTATTTGCGGGCGCGCACAAAGCCAAGCTTTGGGTAATAATCGGGAACCCCATCAATCAAAACGGCCGCAAAGCCCATTTCCCTCGCTTTTTCCATGCTGTGGCGCACCAGCATCCGGCCGATTCCCTGCCGCTGGCATTTTGGAAGCACCGAGAGAGGGCCGAAGGTAACGGTTTCCAGCTCCGTTTTGTCCAGGCGGACAACCGCGCTCCTTGTATAAAGTATATGCCCGACGATTTTTCCCTCCGCTTCCGCGACATAACAAAGCTCCGGTGTCACATGCGGACAGTTTTGCAGTAAATGGATA encodes the following:
- a CDS encoding N-acetyltransferase, which translates into the protein MGVENIIIRNEMPDDYEAILRLTYEAFLTLDYPGRRRTDEHYLIHLLQNCPHVTPELCYVAEAEGKIVGHILYTRSAVVRLDKTELETVTFGPLSVLPKCQRQGIGRMLVRHSMEKAREMGFAAVLIDGVPDYYPKLGFVRARKYGLTLRDGSSDDSFMAYELKAGALHGGGTLYFLAETEFERAERDDDGFWAFHQAFMRAYYPGQAGGPPAV